A region from the Triticum urartu cultivar G1812 chromosome 1, Tu2.1, whole genome shotgun sequence genome encodes:
- the LOC125533071 gene encoding mitogen-activated protein kinase kinase kinase 17-like, with protein MREEGLGRMAEDAPGTSGRPRRLTRVRTLGRGASGAVVSLFAAGDGDGDKLLAVKSAGAADAQALLRREGGILASLCSPYVLPCLGSRAAAGGEYQLFLEFAPGGSLADEVERNGGCLEEGAVRAYAADVARGLAYLHGESMVHGDVKGRNVVIGADGWAKLADFGCARSVGSAGPIGGTPAFMAPEVARGEEQGPAADVWALGCTVIEMATGRAPWSHMDDVFAAVRLIGYTDAVPEAPERLSSEAKDFLDKCLRRCAGERWTAEQLLEHPFLAFAGCGADVESAELKGKWVSPKSTLDAAMWESDADEDENVPDDDTAERMRALAAFCSVLPDWESDDGWIDVLSCQSETPAEQSCSEAPDSPAAMPAEEARSDVYIWDDDRVEAELGVEEVGVFVGAAVPAAAAPPEETAYHHGEGFRDGGSSFVLEAEFDAEAFDAGGELVVHNVGVADEALENQQQEEGGNVHSPDPIACDPPAVVSVDSCDREILPVKSLKMPNLLYFSLRFPLFLHLPFAFLHATIRSDLPTYITRSPGLDTALSR; from the coding sequence ATGAGGGAGGAAGGGTTGGGGAGGATGGCGGAGGACGCGCCCGGCACCAGCGGCCGGCCGCGGCGGCTGACGCGCGTCCGCACGCTCGGCCGCGGCGCGTCCGGCGCCGTCGTGTCGCTCTTCGCcgccggcgacggcgacggcgacaaGCTGCTCGCGGTCAAGTCGGCCGGGGCCGCCGACGCGCAGGCGCTGCTGCGGCGGGAGGGCGGCATCCTGGCCTCCCTCTGCTCGCCCTACGTGCTCCCCTGCCTCGGCTCCCGCGCCGCGGCCGGCGGGGAGTACCAGCTGTTTCTCGAGTTCGCGCCCGGCGGCTCGCTCGCGGACGAGGTGGAGCGGAACGGCGGCTGCCTCGAGGAAGGCGCCGTCCGCGCCTACGCGGCCGACGTGGCCAGGGGCCTCGCGTACCTCCACGGGGAGTCCATGGTCCACGGCGACGTCAAGGGCCGGAACGTGGTCATCGGCGCCGACGGCTGGGCCAAGCTCGCGGACTTCGGGTGCGCCCGGAGCGTGGGCTCGGCGGGCCCGATAGGGGGCACGCCGGCGTTCATGGCGCCCGAGGTGGCGCGCGGGGAGGAGCAGGGCCCGGCCGCCGACGTCTGGGCCCTGGGCTGCACTGTCATCGAGATGGCCACCGGCCGCGCCCCCTGGAGCCACATGGACGACGTGTTCGCGGCGGTGCGCCTGATCGGGTACACGGACGCCGTGCCGGAGGCGCCCGAGCGGCTGTCGTCGGAGGCCAAGGACTTCCTTGACAAGTGCCTCAGGCGGTGCGCCGGCGAGCGGTGGACGGCGGAGCAGCTGCTGGAGCACCCGTTCCTGGCGTTCGCTGGCTGCGGTGCGGACGTCGAGTCGGCTGAGCTGAAGGGCAAGTGGGTTTCCCCCAAGAGCACATTGGACGCCGCAATGTGGGAATCCGACGCCGACGAGGATGAGAACGTGCCCGATGATGACACGGCCGAGAGGATGAGGGCATTGGCGGCCTTCTGCTCGGTCTTGCCTGACTGGGAGTCCGACGACGGCTGGATCGATGTACTGAGCTGCCAATCTGAGACGCCGGCCGAGCAGTCCTGCAGTGAAGCTCCCGATTCGCCGGCGGCCATGCCGGCTGAGGAGGCGAGGTCCGATGTATATATTTGGGATGATGACAGAGTAGAAGCAGAATTAGGAGTAGAAGAAGTTGGAGTCTTCGTTGGTGCTGCCGTGCCGGCGGCCGCGGCGCCGCCGGAAGAGACGGCCTACCATCACGGTGAAGGCTTCCGGGACGGAGGATCGTCGTTCGTACTGGAAGCAGAGTTTGACGCCGAGGCTTTCGACGCCGGCGGCGAGCTCGTTGTGCATAATGTAGGAGTAGCCGATGAAGCTTTAGAGAATCAGCAGCAGGAGGAGGGTGGAAATGTACATTCGCCGGATCCGATCGCTTGCGATCCTCCGGCTGTAGTTAGTGTGGATAGCTGTGACAGAGAAATACTACCAGTAAAGTCGTTGAAGATGCCAAATTTGCTCTATTTCTCGCTCCGCTTTCCTCTGTTCCTTCACCTTCCTTTCGCATTTTTACACGCCACGATCAGATCAGATCTCCCAACGTACATCACAAGATCACCTGGACTCGACACGGCGTTGAGCAGATGA